A single Macrobrachium nipponense isolate FS-2020 chromosome 5, ASM1510439v2, whole genome shotgun sequence DNA region contains:
- the LOC135215855 gene encoding general transcription factor 3C polypeptide 6-like — MADSDSEYEEEETLIAVELHGVIDSEIFAQDSFNKFKILAIDSENPILQVENFVFTGGYEHAMGTNVFFEEDDKKVKKCDPVFCKKPARMLKYVCKTSKKLNMKRVFVSEKASGEDSNMPSTSESETSAVPGSSTSSVSEIENNPQSEHNTQ; from the coding sequence ATGGCAGATTCAGATAGTGAATATGAGGAGGAAGAAACCCTCATTGCTGTAGAGTTGCATGGTGTCATAGACTCAGAAATTTTCGCACAAGATTCTTTCAACAAGTTTAAAATTCTAGCTATAGACTCTGAAAACCCTATTTTACAAGTTGAGAACTTTGTTTTCACTGGAGGGTATGAACATGCAATGGGGACAAATGTCTTCTTTGAAGAAGATGATAAGAAGGTAAAGAAGTGTGACCCAGTGTTTTGCAAGAAACCAGCACGCATGTTGAAATATGTATGTAAAACTAGCAAGAAACTAAATATGAAGCGTGTGTTTGTTTCTGAAAAGGCCTCCGGAGAAGACAGCAACATGCCTAGCACCAGTGAAAGTGAAACATCAGCAGTTCCTGGTAGTAGTACTTCCAGCGTTTCAGAAATTGAAAACAATCCTCAATCAGAGCATAATACTCAATAA